In the Streptomyces sp. cg36 genome, one interval contains:
- a CDS encoding siderophore-interacting protein has product MAERPARKGPRAHETHVVRTEWITPHMVRLVLGGAAASGFAADEYTDHYVKLLFPAPGVTYPEPFDLERVRTEFPRDQWPSNRTYTVRTWDAERDELSIDFVVHGDEGLAGPWAARAQVGDVLRLSGPGGGYAPDPAADWHLLVGDESALPAIAAALEALPEGAVVHAFVEVSGPEEEQKILAPEGVEVTWLHRGDAPVGDALITAVRELAFPEGEVHAFVHGEAAFVKELRRHLRLEREIPRERLSISGYWRLGQSDEAWRAVKREWNEQVEREQESANA; this is encoded by the coding sequence GTGGCAGAACGACCGGCCCGCAAGGGACCCCGGGCCCACGAGACCCATGTGGTGCGTACGGAGTGGATCACTCCGCACATGGTCCGACTGGTCCTGGGGGGCGCGGCGGCGAGCGGCTTCGCCGCCGACGAGTACACCGACCACTATGTGAAGCTGCTCTTCCCGGCCCCCGGGGTGACCTACCCCGAGCCGTTCGACCTGGAGCGGGTGCGCACCGAGTTCCCGCGCGACCAGTGGCCGAGCAACCGGACGTACACGGTCCGCACCTGGGACGCCGAGCGGGACGAGCTGAGCATCGACTTCGTGGTCCACGGCGACGAGGGCCTGGCCGGACCGTGGGCCGCCCGCGCCCAGGTCGGTGACGTCCTGCGCCTGTCGGGCCCCGGCGGCGGCTACGCCCCGGACCCGGCCGCCGACTGGCACCTCCTCGTCGGCGACGAGAGCGCCCTGCCGGCGATCGCCGCCGCGCTGGAGGCGCTGCCCGAGGGCGCGGTCGTCCACGCCTTCGTGGAGGTCTCCGGCCCGGAGGAGGAGCAGAAGATCCTCGCGCCCGAGGGCGTCGAGGTGACCTGGCTGCACCGGGGCGACGCCCCCGTGGGCGACGCGCTGATCACGGCCGTCCGCGAACTGGCCTTCCCCGAGGGCGAGGTGCACGCCTTCGTCCACGGCGAGGCCGCCTTCGTGAAGGAGCTGCGCCGCCATCTGCGCCTGGAGCGCGAGATCCCGCGCGAGCGCCTGTCCATCTCGGGCTACTGGCGCCTGGGCCAGAGCGACGAGGCATGGCGCGCGGTCAAGCGCGAGTGGAACGAGCAGGTGGAACGGGAGCAGGAGTCGGCGAACGCCTAG
- a CDS encoding 5'-3' exonuclease H3TH domain-containing protein, giving the protein MLLDTASLYFRAYFGVPDSVRAPDGTSVNAVRGLLDFITRLVQDHHPDDLVACMDADWRPQWRVDLIPSYKTHRVAVETAQGVPDEEEVPDTLAPQVPVIEAVLDALGIARVGVAGFEADDVIGTLSAAAPGPVDIVTGDRDLFQLVDDARGVRVLYPRKGVGDCDLVDGDLIRTKYGVRPDQYADFAALRGDASDGLPGVKGIGEKTAAQLITEYGDLAGVRAAAEDRTSRLTPAKRRGIVEAAAYLDVAPKVVRVALDVPLPAFDPALPAEALHPETVDGLAERWALGSSLTRLLTTLGR; this is encoded by the coding sequence ATGCTCCTCGACACCGCCTCCCTGTACTTCCGGGCCTACTTCGGGGTCCCCGACTCGGTCCGGGCCCCCGACGGCACCTCGGTCAACGCCGTGCGCGGCCTGCTGGACTTCATCACCCGGCTCGTCCAGGACCACCACCCCGACGACCTGGTCGCCTGCATGGACGCGGACTGGCGCCCGCAGTGGCGGGTGGACCTGATCCCCTCGTACAAGACGCACCGCGTGGCGGTCGAGACGGCGCAGGGCGTGCCGGACGAGGAGGAGGTGCCGGACACCCTGGCCCCGCAGGTCCCGGTGATCGAGGCGGTCCTGGACGCGCTGGGCATCGCCCGCGTGGGCGTGGCGGGCTTCGAGGCGGACGACGTGATCGGCACGCTGTCGGCGGCGGCCCCCGGCCCGGTCGACATCGTCACGGGCGACCGCGACCTGTTCCAGCTGGTGGACGACGCGCGGGGGGTGCGGGTCCTCTACCCGCGCAAGGGCGTCGGCGACTGCGACCTGGTCGACGGCGACCTGATCCGCACGAAGTACGGGGTGCGGCCCGATCAGTACGCGGACTTCGCGGCCCTGCGCGGCGACGCCAGCGACGGACTGCCGGGCGTGAAGGGCATCGGCGAGAAGACGGCCGCGCAGCTCATCACGGAGTACGGCGATCTGGCGGGCGTGCGCGCGGCGGCCGAGGACCGCACGTCCCGGCTCACCCCCGCCAAGCGCCGGGGCATCGTCGAGGCCGCCGCCTATCTGGACGTGGCGCCGAAGGTGGTCCGGGTGGCGCTGGACGTGCCGCTGCCCGCGTTCGATCCGGCGCTCCCGGCCGAGGCGCTGCATCCGGAGACGGTGGACGGGCTGGCGGAGCGCTGGGCGCTGGGGAGCTCGCTGACCCGGCTGCTCACGACGCTGGGACGCTGA
- a CDS encoding glycine betaine/L-proline ABC transporter ATP-binding protein: MSRLQAEQLYKVFGRRPEEAVRELEGGADRDELRAGGTTAAVIDASFTVEPGQIFVVMGLSGSGKSTLLRMLNALIEPTSGRVLFDGQDLTGLSASELRTVRATKISMVFQHFALFPHRSVLENAAYGLEVQGVPRAEREKRAAEALELTGLAGWGDSWPDELSGGMQQRVGLARALATDADLLLMDESFSALDPLIRRDMQDQLLVLQKRLKKTIVFITHDLNEAMRLGDSIAVMRDGRIVQLGTAEDILLTPANDYVASFIQDVDRSRVLTALSVMTEPHRPDAGTGCDCETVTPDTSVADLCAVAARVPHPVAVKDGDGKVLGVVPQERLIAFLGDDERGPVACSAEEVAHA, translated from the coding sequence GTGTCCAGGCTGCAAGCCGAGCAGCTCTACAAGGTGTTCGGCAGACGACCCGAGGAAGCCGTGCGCGAGCTCGAAGGCGGCGCCGACCGCGACGAGCTGCGCGCGGGCGGGACGACCGCGGCGGTGATCGACGCCTCGTTCACGGTGGAGCCCGGCCAGATCTTCGTGGTGATGGGACTCTCGGGATCCGGGAAGTCCACCCTGCTGCGGATGCTGAACGCGCTCATCGAGCCCACCTCGGGCCGTGTCCTCTTCGACGGCCAGGACCTGACCGGCCTGTCCGCGAGCGAGCTGCGCACCGTCCGCGCCACCAAGATCAGCATGGTCTTCCAGCACTTCGCGCTCTTCCCGCACCGCAGCGTGCTGGAGAACGCCGCGTACGGCCTGGAGGTCCAGGGCGTGCCGCGCGCCGAGCGCGAGAAGCGCGCCGCCGAGGCCCTGGAGCTGACCGGACTCGCCGGCTGGGGCGACTCCTGGCCCGACGAGCTCTCCGGCGGCATGCAGCAGCGCGTGGGCCTGGCCCGCGCGCTGGCCACCGACGCCGATCTGCTCCTCATGGACGAGTCCTTCAGCGCGCTCGACCCGCTGATCCGCCGGGACATGCAGGACCAGCTCCTCGTCCTCCAGAAGCGCCTGAAGAAGACCATCGTGTTCATCACCCACGACCTCAACGAGGCCATGCGGCTCGGCGACAGCATCGCCGTCATGCGCGACGGCCGGATCGTCCAGCTCGGCACCGCCGAGGACATCCTCCTGACGCCCGCCAACGACTACGTCGCCTCCTTCATCCAGGACGTCGACCGCTCCCGGGTCCTCACCGCCCTGTCCGTGATGACCGAGCCGCACCGCCCCGACGCCGGGACCGGCTGCGACTGCGAGACGGTCACCCCCGACACCAGCGTCGCCGACCTGTGCGCCGTCGCCGCGCGCGTGCCGCACCCCGTGGCCGTCAAGGACGGCGACGGCAAGGTGCTCGGCGTCGTGCCGCAGGAGCGGCTGATCGCCTTCCTCGGGGACGACGAGCGCGGGCCGGTCGCCTGCTCGGCCGAGGAGGTGGCCCATGCCTAG
- a CDS encoding ABC transporter permease/substrate binding protein → MPRLPLGEWVDSAVTFLQSHLSWLFDAITKVVGGMYDGIDAVLSAPHPLLFAGILAVVAWWLRGLVAGVLAFGGFALIDSIELWDEAMSTLSLVLVATVVTLLLAVPLGIWSSRSKTVSAISRPVLDFMQTMPAMVYLIPGIIFFGVGVVPGIIATIVFSLPPGVRMTELGIRQVDPELVEAAEAFGTTPRNTLLKVQLPLALPTIMAGVNQVIMLGLSMVVIAGMVGGGGLGGAVYRAIGNVDIGLGFEAGISIVVLAMYLDRMTGALGRQVSPVGRRALARAKSSGAKLWNHRPQPAVAVVGVVVLALVAGGMGMFGSSTTATASGAENVGKGKKVSLGYIPWDEGIASTFLWKELLERRGYKVDTKQYEAGALYTGMAGGQIDFETDSWLPVTHASYWQKYHDKLEDLGSWYGPTSLELSVPSYMRGIDSLDDLKGKSGQFKGRIIGIEPSAGMMGLLKDKVLKEYGLDGEYKVVDGSTPSMLAELKRAYAKKEPIVVTLWSPHWAYSTYDLKKLTDPKGSWGKGDGVHTLARKGFSGDNPKVGSWLKNFHMTEKQLTGLEAKIQSTGKGKEQQAVRDWLDENPGLADRWTPVNG, encoded by the coding sequence ATGCCTAGGCTTCCCCTCGGCGAGTGGGTGGACAGCGCCGTCACCTTCCTCCAGAGCCACCTCTCCTGGCTGTTCGACGCCATCACCAAGGTCGTCGGCGGCATGTACGACGGCATCGACGCCGTCCTGTCCGCGCCGCACCCGCTGCTCTTCGCGGGCATCCTCGCCGTCGTCGCCTGGTGGCTGCGGGGTCTGGTCGCCGGTGTGCTCGCCTTCGGCGGGTTCGCCCTGATCGACTCGATCGAGCTGTGGGACGAGGCGATGTCGACGCTGTCGCTGGTCCTCGTGGCGACCGTGGTCACCCTGCTGCTCGCGGTGCCGCTGGGCATCTGGTCCTCGCGCTCCAAGACGGTCAGCGCGATCAGCCGGCCGGTCCTGGACTTCATGCAGACCATGCCCGCCATGGTCTATCTGATCCCGGGCATCATCTTCTTCGGCGTCGGCGTGGTCCCCGGCATCATCGCCACCATCGTCTTCTCGCTGCCCCCGGGCGTGCGGATGACGGAGCTCGGCATCCGCCAGGTCGACCCCGAACTGGTCGAGGCGGCCGAGGCGTTCGGCACCACCCCGCGCAACACCCTGCTCAAGGTGCAGCTGCCGCTGGCGCTGCCCACCATCATGGCGGGCGTCAACCAGGTCATCATGCTGGGCCTGTCCATGGTCGTCATCGCGGGCATGGTCGGCGGCGGCGGGCTCGGCGGCGCGGTCTACCGCGCCATCGGCAACGTCGACATCGGCCTCGGCTTCGAGGCGGGCATCTCCATCGTCGTCCTCGCCATGTACCTCGACCGGATGACCGGCGCGCTCGGCCGCCAGGTCTCGCCGGTCGGCCGCCGGGCGCTGGCCCGGGCCAAGTCCTCCGGCGCCAAGCTCTGGAACCACCGCCCCCAGCCGGCCGTCGCCGTCGTCGGCGTGGTCGTCCTCGCGCTGGTGGCGGGCGGCATGGGCATGTTCGGCTCCTCGACCACGGCCACCGCCTCCGGCGCCGAGAACGTCGGCAAGGGCAAGAAGGTCTCCCTCGGCTACATCCCCTGGGACGAGGGCATCGCCTCCACCTTCCTCTGGAAGGAGCTGCTGGAGCGGCGCGGCTACAAGGTCGACACCAAGCAGTACGAGGCGGGCGCGCTCTACACCGGTATGGCGGGCGGCCAGATCGACTTCGAGACGGACTCCTGGCTCCCGGTCACCCACGCCAGCTACTGGCAGAAGTACCACGACAAGCTGGAGGACCTCGGCTCCTGGTACGGCCCGACCTCGCTGGAGCTGAGCGTGCCCTCGTACATGAGGGGCATCGACTCGCTGGACGACCTCAAGGGGAAGTCCGGGCAGTTCAAGGGGCGGATCATCGGCATCGAGCCGAGCGCCGGGATGATGGGCCTGCTCAAGGACAAGGTCCTCAAGGAGTACGGCCTGGACGGCGAGTACAAGGTCGTGGACGGCTCGACGCCGTCCATGCTCGCCGAGCTCAAGCGGGCGTACGCCAAGAAGGAGCCGATCGTGGTGACGCTCTGGTCGCCGCACTGGGCGTACAGCACCTACGACCTGAAGAAGCTCACGGACCCCAAGGGCAGCTGGGGCAAGGGCGACGGGGTGCATACCCTGGCCCGCAAGGGCTTCTCCGGGGACAACCCGAAGGTCGGTTCCTGGCTCAAGAACTTCCATATGACCGAGAAGCAGCTCACCGGTCTCGAAGCCAAGATCCAGTCGACCGGCAAGGGCAAGGAGCAGCAGGCGGTCCGCGACTGGCTCGACGAGAACCCGGGCCTGGCCGACCGGTGGACGCCGGTGAACGGCTGA
- a CDS encoding helix-turn-helix domain-containing protein encodes MDDKETLRVGVAVRRLRRELGLTLATVAERSGLSVPFLSQIENERARPSARSLACVADALGTTVPELYDAADTARTVEVARADEGAAPGVRQLLRGHHQLHAMEFTGEHDTAREFQHRNDELMYVADGAAEVEAEGRAYRLERGDTLCLSGGVRHRWRAAVPGTRILLVAVADHIEAIEETRH; translated from the coding sequence ATGGACGACAAGGAAACTCTTCGGGTGGGAGTCGCGGTCCGGCGGCTCCGCCGCGAACTGGGCCTCACCCTCGCCACGGTCGCCGAGCGCAGCGGCCTCTCGGTGCCCTTCCTCAGCCAGATCGAGAACGAGCGGGCCCGCCCCAGCGCCCGCTCCCTGGCCTGTGTGGCGGACGCACTGGGCACCACCGTCCCCGAGCTGTACGACGCCGCCGACACCGCCCGTACGGTCGAGGTGGCCCGCGCCGACGAGGGCGCGGCCCCGGGCGTGCGCCAGCTGCTGCGCGGCCACCACCAGCTGCACGCCATGGAGTTCACCGGCGAGCACGACACCGCCCGCGAGTTCCAGCACCGCAACGACGAGCTGATGTACGTGGCGGACGGCGCCGCCGAGGTGGAGGCGGAGGGCCGGGCCTACCGGCTGGAGCGCGGCGACACGCTGTGCCTGTCGGGCGGGGTGCGCCACCGCTGGCGCGCGGCCGTGCCCGGCACCCGCATCCTGCTGGTGGCCGTCGCCGACCACATCGAGGCCATCGAGGAGACCCGCCACTGA
- a CDS encoding helical backbone metal receptor, with translation MAGPRVVSLVPSLTEAVAATAPGLVVGATDWCTHPAALDAVRVGGTKNPDTAAIAALRPDLVIANEEENRPADLDALRGAGLEVLVTEVRDLDQAFAELARVLVDGCGLARPRWLDEAVAAWAAVERPAAPVRAVVPVWRRPWMVLGRDTFAGDLLARLGVENVYAGHAERYPKVPLDELRAAGADLVVLPDEPYRFTAEDGPEAFAPLPAALVDGRLLTWYGPSLAGAPGGLSGALRAACRS, from the coding sequence ATGGCCGGACCCCGGGTGGTCTCGCTGGTGCCCTCGCTCACCGAGGCGGTGGCGGCCACCGCCCCCGGACTGGTCGTCGGGGCCACCGACTGGTGCACGCACCCGGCCGCTCTGGACGCGGTGCGCGTCGGCGGCACCAAGAACCCGGACACCGCGGCGATCGCCGCGCTGCGCCCCGACCTGGTGATCGCCAACGAGGAGGAGAACCGGCCCGCCGACCTCGACGCGCTGCGCGGGGCGGGCCTTGAGGTCCTGGTCACCGAAGTGCGCGACCTGGACCAGGCGTTCGCCGAACTGGCCCGGGTCCTGGTGGACGGCTGCGGCCTCGCCCGGCCGCGCTGGCTGGACGAGGCCGTGGCGGCCTGGGCGGCGGTCGAGCGGCCCGCCGCGCCCGTACGGGCGGTGGTGCCCGTCTGGCGGCGCCCCTGGATGGTGCTGGGCCGCGACACCTTCGCGGGCGACCTGCTGGCCCGCCTCGGCGTCGAGAACGTGTACGCGGGCCACGCCGAGCGCTACCCGAAGGTGCCCCTGGACGAGCTGCGGGCCGCCGGAGCGGACCTGGTGGTCCTGCCCGACGAGCCCTACCGCTTCACCGCCGAGGACGGCCCGGAGGCGTTCGCCCCGCTGCCCGCCGCGCTGGTCGACGGGCGCCTGCTCACCTGGTACGGCCCGTCGCTGGCCGGGGCGCCCGGCGGGCTCAGCGGGGCGCTGCGAGCAGCCTGCCGCTCCTGA
- a CDS encoding TDT family transporter: MVTLAPPRIQDPARRHAALRHLGPNWYAAVMGTAIVANAGSGLPVRVPGLTVVWGLSLAMLAVLTVARAGHWLHHRDQARAHLLDPGVAPFYGCMSMAFLAVGIGTLAVGKDVIGEGAAVPLAWVLYGIGTATGLAVAVAVPYLMVVRHQVAPGTASPVWLLPVVAPMVSATLGALLVPHVGAGQGREAMLLASYAMFGMSLLATLVILPVVFSRLVHQGPLPLAMTPALFLVLGPLGQSTTAVNKLADVAPGAVEAHYAEGLGSFAVIYGVPVIGFALMWLALAAAMVVRAARAGMTFAMTWWAFTFPVGTCVTGAEGLARHTGLHAFDWLAYGLYGLLVAAWLVAGVHTVRGLRSGRLLAAPR; encoded by the coding sequence ATGGTCACCCTCGCCCCACCCCGCATCCAGGATCCCGCCCGGCGCCACGCCGCCCTCCGCCATCTCGGCCCCAACTGGTACGCCGCGGTCATGGGGACCGCGATCGTCGCCAACGCGGGCTCCGGGCTGCCGGTCCGGGTGCCGGGTCTGACCGTGGTGTGGGGGCTGTCGCTGGCCATGCTCGCCGTGCTCACCGTCGCCCGCGCCGGGCACTGGCTGCACCACCGCGACCAGGCCCGCGCCCACCTCCTGGACCCGGGCGTCGCCCCCTTCTACGGCTGTATGTCGATGGCGTTCCTGGCGGTCGGCATCGGCACCCTGGCCGTCGGCAAGGACGTCATCGGCGAGGGCGCGGCCGTGCCGCTGGCCTGGGTGCTGTACGGCATCGGCACCGCCACCGGGCTCGCCGTGGCCGTCGCCGTCCCCTATCTGATGGTGGTCCGCCACCAGGTCGCCCCCGGCACCGCGTCGCCGGTGTGGCTGCTGCCCGTGGTCGCCCCCATGGTCTCGGCGACGCTGGGCGCGCTGCTGGTCCCGCACGTCGGCGCCGGCCAGGGCCGGGAGGCGATGCTGCTCGCCTCGTACGCGATGTTCGGCATGAGCCTGCTGGCCACCCTGGTGATCCTGCCCGTGGTCTTCTCCCGGCTGGTCCACCAGGGCCCGCTGCCGCTGGCCATGACCCCCGCCCTGTTCCTGGTGCTGGGGCCGCTGGGCCAGTCCACCACCGCCGTCAACAAGCTGGCCGACGTCGCCCCCGGCGCGGTCGAGGCCCACTACGCCGAGGGCCTGGGCTCCTTCGCCGTCATCTACGGCGTCCCCGTCATCGGCTTCGCCCTGATGTGGCTGGCCCTGGCCGCCGCGATGGTGGTGCGCGCGGCCCGCGCCGGGATGACCTTCGCCATGACCTGGTGGGCCTTCACCTTCCCCGTCGGCACCTGTGTCACCGGCGCCGAGGGCCTGGCCCGCCACACCGGGCTGCACGCCTTCGACTGGCTGGCCTACGGCCTGTACGGGCTGCTGGTGGCGGCCTGGCTGGTGGCCGGGGTACACACCGTGCGCGGGCTCAGGAGCGGCAGGCTGCTCGCAGCGCCCCGCTGA
- a CDS encoding LysR family transcriptional regulator, producing the protein MSVSRTGGASGTEDTGPLSHRVPDLSAMELLIAVARHGSLGRAARDLGITQPAASSRIRSMERRLGVALVDRSPRGSRLTAEGALVTDWARRVVEAAEAFDAGAQALRGRRDSRLRVAASMTIAEYLLPGWLIALRGERPGTAVSLLAGNSAFVAERLLADEADLGFVEGLSVPAGLDGAVIGHDRLVVVAAPTHPWARRRAPLAAAELAATPLILREEGSGTRQVLDAALADRGGVARPLLELASTTAVKAAVVSGAGPSVLSELALGEELAARRLVRVPLDGLLLRRDLRAVWRAAHRPAGPARDLLSLTRSGPGPAQ; encoded by the coding sequence ATGAGTGTGAGCCGGACAGGCGGGGCGAGCGGCACCGAGGACACGGGACCGCTGTCCCACCGGGTGCCCGATCTGAGCGCGATGGAGCTGCTGATCGCCGTCGCCCGGCACGGCAGCCTCGGCCGGGCCGCCCGCGACCTCGGCATCACCCAGCCCGCGGCCAGCAGCCGGATCCGCTCGATGGAGCGCCGGCTGGGGGTCGCCCTGGTCGACCGCTCGCCGCGCGGCTCCCGGCTGACCGCCGAGGGCGCGCTGGTGACGGACTGGGCGCGGCGGGTGGTGGAGGCGGCCGAGGCGTTCGACGCGGGCGCGCAGGCGCTGCGCGGGCGGCGCGACTCGCGGCTGCGGGTCGCGGCCAGCATGACCATCGCCGAGTACCTGCTGCCGGGCTGGCTGATCGCGCTGCGCGGCGAGCGGCCGGGCACGGCCGTGTCGCTGCTCGCCGGGAACTCGGCGTTCGTCGCGGAGCGGCTGCTGGCCGACGAGGCCGACCTGGGGTTCGTGGAGGGCCTGAGCGTGCCGGCCGGGCTCGACGGGGCCGTCATCGGCCACGACCGGCTGGTGGTGGTCGCCGCCCCCACCCATCCGTGGGCCCGGCGCCGGGCCCCGCTGGCCGCCGCCGAGCTGGCCGCGACCCCGCTGATCCTGCGCGAGGAGGGCTCGGGCACCCGCCAGGTGCTGGACGCGGCGCTCGCGGACCGGGGCGGGGTGGCCCGGCCGCTCCTGGAGCTCGCCTCCACCACGGCCGTCAAGGCGGCCGTGGTGAGCGGCGCGGGCCCCTCGGTGCTCAGCGAACTCGCCCTGGGAGAGGAGCTGGCGGCCCGCCGCCTGGTCCGCGTCCCGCTGGACGGACTGCTGCTCCGGCGCGATCTGCGCGCGGTGTGGCGCGCCGCCCACCGCCCGGCGGGCCCGGCCCGCGACCTGCTGTCCCTGACGCGGTCGGGGCCGGGCCCGGCTCAGTAG
- a CDS encoding gamma-glutamyl-gamma-aminobutyrate hydrolase family protein, which yields MRVDRRDEREDAVVRPLIGVSTYLEESARWGVWDWPAALLPAHYPRLVRAAGGLTAMLPPDDPARAAEVVARLDAVVIAGGPDVEPLRYGAVRDARTGPPAPERDAWETALIEAALAAGTPLLGICRGMQLLNVVLGGTLVQHLDGHTGGHGVVGRHTVRPVPGTLYAGIEPSDASVPTYHHQAVDRVADGLVVSALARDGTVEALELPGAAWTLGVQWHPEMGEDTKVMRALVAAAGARTAAPVY from the coding sequence ATGAGGGTCGATCGGCGGGACGAGAGGGAGGACGCGGTGGTACGGCCACTGATCGGTGTCAGCACGTATCTGGAGGAGTCGGCGCGCTGGGGGGTGTGGGACTGGCCGGCCGCGCTGCTGCCCGCCCACTACCCGCGCCTGGTCCGGGCGGCGGGCGGCCTCACGGCGATGCTGCCGCCGGACGACCCGGCACGGGCCGCCGAGGTGGTGGCCCGGCTCGACGCGGTGGTGATCGCGGGCGGCCCGGACGTCGAGCCGCTGCGGTACGGGGCCGTCCGCGACGCCCGGACCGGGCCGCCGGCGCCGGAGCGGGACGCCTGGGAGACCGCCCTGATCGAGGCCGCGCTGGCGGCCGGGACGCCGCTGCTGGGCATCTGCCGGGGCATGCAGCTCCTGAACGTGGTGCTCGGCGGCACGCTGGTGCAGCACCTGGACGGGCACACCGGCGGCCACGGCGTGGTCGGCCGCCACACCGTACGGCCCGTGCCCGGCACCCTCTACGCGGGGATCGAGCCGTCGGACGCGTCCGTGCCGACCTACCACCACCAGGCCGTGGACCGCGTCGCGGACGGGCTGGTGGTCTCGGCGCTGGCCCGGGACGGCACCGTCGAGGCGCTCGAACTGCCGGGCGCCGCCTGGACCCTGGGCGTCCAGTGGCATCCGGAGATGGGCGAGGACACCAAGGTGATGCGGGCCCTCGTGGCGGCGGCGGGGGCCCGGACGGCGGCGCCGGTCTACTGA